A portion of the Flavobacterium magnum genome contains these proteins:
- a CDS encoding serine hydrolase domain-containing protein, whose product MNWLRTRVLLSLLVSGLVLSSCKDKDPAANLADSYRKNNPFETQMPEITASYKASKKQKVEAFFNKNWGDRMNGSFLVAKNGQIIYENYQGYSSVEKKLGITATTPIHIASMTKVLTAAVVLRLIDAGKLDLGQDVSTVLSPFPYPNITIQDLLDHRSGLPNYAYFCDEKGVWDHSKTLTNQDVLNLMNEHHFPQQFPSGRRFAYCNTNYAMLALVIEKITGMAYPEAMKKLLFEPLKMSNTFVFDIKDKDNVSQTYKGNMRLRFDHLDGTYGDKNVYSTPRDLLKFDMATYSPQWLSPELSKKAYQGYSYEHKGTRNYGLGIRMYEWPTGQKLFYHNGWWHGNTSSYIKLKQDTVTIIAISNKYTKSTYQAWKLAPAFGDYPVKVDKADGEE is encoded by the coding sequence ATGAATTGGCTGCGCACCCGTGTCTTACTTTCATTGCTGGTTTCCGGCCTGGTCTTATCATCGTGCAAGGACAAGGATCCTGCGGCCAACCTCGCGGATTCCTACAGGAAAAACAACCCATTTGAAACCCAGATGCCTGAAATAACGGCTTCATATAAAGCGTCCAAAAAACAAAAAGTGGAAGCATTTTTCAATAAAAACTGGGGCGACCGCATGAACGGCAGTTTCCTTGTGGCAAAGAACGGGCAGATCATTTACGAAAATTACCAGGGATATTCGAGCGTCGAAAAAAAACTGGGCATTACGGCAACCACCCCGATACACATCGCCTCGATGACCAAAGTGCTCACGGCGGCCGTCGTACTGCGTCTCATTGATGCCGGCAAACTCGATCTGGGACAGGATGTAAGCACGGTGCTCTCCCCTTTCCCGTACCCGAACATCACAATACAGGATTTGCTCGACCACCGCAGCGGGCTGCCGAATTACGCCTACTTCTGTGATGAGAAAGGCGTCTGGGACCATTCTAAAACGCTGACCAACCAGGATGTTCTGAACCTGATGAACGAGCACCATTTTCCGCAGCAGTTCCCGAGTGGCAGACGGTTTGCGTATTGCAATACCAATTATGCCATGCTCGCGCTGGTGATTGAAAAAATCACCGGGATGGCTTACCCGGAAGCGATGAAAAAGCTGCTTTTTGAGCCCTTGAAGATGAGCAATACTTTTGTATTCGACATCAAGGATAAAGACAATGTCAGTCAGACCTACAAAGGCAATATGCGCCTGCGGTTCGATCATCTCGACGGCACTTACGGCGATAAGAATGTATATTCCACGCCACGCGACCTGCTGAAATTTGATATGGCGACGTATTCGCCGCAATGGCTCAGCCCCGAGCTTTCCAAAAAAGCGTACCAGGGCTACAGTTACGAACACAAAGGCACACGCAATTATGGCCTGGGCATCAGGATGTATGAATGGCCAACGGGCCAGAAACTATTTTACCATAACGGCTGGTGGCACGGCAATACCTCATCGTACATCAAGCTGAAACAGGATACGGTTACGATCATTGCGATTTCGAATAAGTACACCAAGTCTACCTACCAGGCGTGGAAACTCGCGCCGGCATTCGGGGATTATCCCGTGAAGGTCGATAAGGCGGACGGTGAGGAATAG
- a CDS encoding ice-binding family protein produces the protein MNIKLLFTTAAILLGSFMQAQAPAVGPAGTFALFSSNGAVTSTGLSHVTGNVGTNNGSSTNFGNVDGNMHDGDGTTAAAASDLLLISAQLSASIPDHFPDSLLGNGQTLTGGTYAIGQTASLNGTLTLDAQNDSNAVFIFQIGGAFSSAANAQVLLTNGALACNVFWRIEGLVDLATNTSIKGTIVAVNAAIVLNTGVALEGRALSTTGAVTVSGVTVATPLGCTTPVLTGPVAAPLASAACYTVFSGNGQVTNTGITFITGDVGTNSGITTGFQTENVTGTIHPNPDVSTANAAADLNTAYAYISTLPTDIELLYPEMLGSDLVLTPHTYLLNGATVLTGALYLNAQDNADAVFVLKVSGAFSTGTYASVVLQNGAQAKNVFWQVDGAVSLNDYAYFKGTMIGNNGAIILNTGVTIEGRAMATSGGVSTFGINAQMTSGCTALAIKERVGQSVKMYPNPFSSVLNVTVDSGSSDIVIYNVLGAKVYDAKLQQQQNTLYINVPAGIYFYKVTDDGGNVASGKLIAK, from the coding sequence ATGAATATTAAATTACTTTTCACCACTGCAGCAATCCTGCTTGGCAGTTTTATGCAGGCACAGGCGCCCGCGGTCGGTCCGGCGGGTACATTCGCCCTTTTTTCTTCAAACGGCGCGGTGACAAGCACCGGTCTGAGTCATGTCACCGGAAATGTCGGCACCAACAATGGTTCAAGCACCAACTTTGGAAATGTTGATGGCAATATGCACGACGGCGATGGGACAACTGCCGCCGCGGCATCCGATCTTTTGCTGATCAGCGCGCAGCTGAGTGCTTCCATCCCAGACCATTTTCCGGACTCATTATTGGGTAATGGCCAGACACTTACCGGTGGTACCTATGCAATCGGCCAGACGGCTTCCTTAAACGGCACGCTGACCCTTGACGCCCAGAACGATTCCAATGCGGTGTTTATTTTCCAAATCGGGGGCGCATTCTCCTCTGCCGCCAACGCACAGGTATTGCTTACAAACGGGGCGCTTGCCTGTAATGTGTTCTGGCGGATTGAAGGATTGGTGGACCTTGCCACCAACACCTCAATAAAAGGTACGATTGTAGCCGTTAATGCTGCCATCGTCCTTAACACCGGTGTTGCATTGGAAGGACGTGCACTTTCCACTACCGGCGCAGTAACTGTATCGGGCGTTACCGTGGCGACACCTTTAGGTTGCACTACACCCGTACTGACCGGACCGGTAGCTGCTCCACTCGCGTCTGCGGCCTGTTACACCGTTTTCTCGGGCAACGGGCAGGTTACCAACACGGGCATTACTTTCATAACCGGCGATGTGGGGACGAATTCAGGAATCACTACCGGTTTCCAGACAGAGAATGTGACCGGCACGATACACCCGAATCCGGACGTTTCCACCGCTAATGCGGCAGCCGACCTCAATACCGCGTATGCCTACATCAGCACGCTGCCTACAGATATTGAACTGTTGTACCCTGAAATGTTGGGCAGCGACCTCGTACTGACCCCGCACACCTACTTACTAAACGGAGCCACAGTATTGACAGGCGCCTTGTATTTAAATGCACAGGATAATGCAGACGCCGTTTTTGTCCTTAAGGTAAGCGGTGCATTCTCGACGGGCACTTACGCCTCAGTGGTGCTGCAAAACGGCGCGCAGGCAAAAAATGTATTCTGGCAGGTAGATGGTGCGGTAAGCCTGAATGATTATGCCTATTTCAAAGGCACCATGATCGGCAACAATGGCGCGATTATCCTGAACACGGGGGTAACCATAGAGGGTCGGGCCATGGCAACATCGGGTGGTGTCAGCACATTTGGCATTAACGCACAGATGACTTCGGGCTGCACTGCTTTAGCTATTAAGGAAAGAGTAGGACAGTCGGTAAAAATGTATCCTAATCCGTTCTCAAGTGTTCTTAACGTCACCGTCGATTCGGGCAGCAGCGACATCGTAATTTATAATGTCCTTGGCGCGAAGGTATACGATGCAAAATTACAGCAACAGCAGAACACGTTGTACATAAATGTTCCTGCAGGCATTTACTTTTACAAAGTTACAGACGACGGCGGGAACGTAGCATCAGGCAAACTCATAGCCAAATAA
- a CDS encoding antibiotic biosynthesis monooxygenase — translation MEIPGASVVISHQIRHGKQHLYEDWLKEIEPACRNSVGHIDWQIIRPIPNLTFSYTVIIRYDTIENLKTWMESDTRKKLIQKATPFFAKKDNYTINSGLDFLFDTENKTAKSPVRWKQYLVTWSAIFPLSMLTPLAVIPILNKLNVLENKVVHSFFISGVIVFIMIYLLMPRYTKLIRNWLYN, via the coding sequence ATGGAAATACCGGGAGCATCAGTGGTGATCAGTCATCAAATACGGCATGGCAAGCAACATTTATATGAGGATTGGCTAAAAGAAATCGAGCCGGCCTGCAGAAATTCGGTTGGTCATATCGACTGGCAGATCATCCGACCTATCCCAAACCTGACTTTCAGCTACACGGTCATCATTAGATATGATACGATTGAAAACCTGAAGACGTGGATGGAATCCGATACCAGAAAAAAGCTCATTCAAAAGGCGACGCCATTTTTTGCGAAAAAGGACAACTATACCATCAATTCAGGTTTGGATTTTCTATTTGACACTGAGAATAAGACAGCGAAAAGTCCGGTGAGATGGAAACAATATTTGGTGACATGGTCTGCAATTTTCCCCTTGTCCATGCTGACGCCGTTGGCAGTTATTCCTATACTTAACAAATTAAATGTTCTGGAAAACAAAGTTGTACATTCTTTTTTCATCTCCGGTGTCATCGTTTTTATCATGATATATTTACTTATGCCCAGGTATACCAAACTCATAAGGAATTGGCTTTACAATTGA
- a CDS encoding alpha/beta hydrolase-fold protein translates to MRRFSEIIPKLYLVIFLWLSLGAQGFSQQTTNIESFLLRSESLNQERQIFVYTPWQYEKRDLVAFDVIYVFDAQDREFFDLVHSSLNFLFPQKKFIVVGITSPANDKIKYYRNSDFIPKPNEESVAKYTDNPNAENFWRYVSSEVIPYIDHKYRTTNTRHLVGHSLSASFVLDKAIHEQEMFTGFICVSPNLGYDNDRLANDFQKIDFFKPAENKFLYVSRANEAQVWGSSWDKPNEKVTAFLRHVRDFGKYQVVVKDFPEFDHRAVFLPSIIEGLTLLKTFIEHNPYPIKSPAKDIILKLSVPEKTDEAYITGNQIGLGNWDPGKIKLEKVSDFEREIKLHVQFPMEFKITKGSWETQAVTNQSTDSNENIVINHAENNVLQLKVVLWN, encoded by the coding sequence ATGAGACGCTTTTCTGAGATTATACCAAAACTATACCTAGTCATTTTTTTGTGGCTGTCTTTAGGTGCACAGGGCTTTTCCCAACAGACCACCAATATCGAAAGTTTCCTGCTCCGATCGGAATCGCTGAACCAGGAACGGCAGATATTTGTGTACACCCCTTGGCAATATGAAAAACGCGACCTGGTGGCATTTGATGTCATTTATGTTTTCGACGCGCAGGACCGGGAGTTTTTTGACCTGGTACATTCTTCCTTAAATTTCCTCTTCCCGCAAAAGAAGTTTATCGTCGTTGGGATTACATCACCGGCAAACGACAAAATAAAGTATTATCGAAACAGTGACTTTATCCCGAAACCAAATGAGGAGTCAGTCGCAAAATACACTGATAACCCGAACGCTGAAAATTTCTGGCGTTATGTTAGCAGCGAAGTGATTCCGTATATTGACCACAAATACCGTACGACAAACACCCGCCATTTGGTCGGGCATTCGTTGAGTGCATCGTTTGTATTAGATAAGGCTATACACGAACAGGAAATGTTCACGGGATTTATCTGTGTATCGCCGAACCTCGGGTACGATAACGACCGCCTTGCCAACGATTTTCAGAAAATAGATTTTTTTAAGCCTGCCGAAAATAAGTTTTTATACGTCAGCCGCGCCAACGAGGCACAGGTCTGGGGAAGTTCCTGGGATAAACCAAATGAAAAAGTCACTGCATTTTTAAGGCACGTCAGAGACTTCGGGAAATATCAGGTGGTAGTTAAGGATTTTCCCGAATTTGATCATCGCGCGGTTTTTCTACCGTCAATAATCGAAGGATTAACATTGTTGAAAACGTTTATCGAACACAATCCATACCCTATCAAATCGCCTGCCAAAGATATCATATTGAAATTGTCAGTTCCTGAAAAAACGGACGAGGCCTACATCACCGGAAATCAAATTGGTTTGGGAAATTGGGATCCGGGAAAAATAAAGCTCGAAAAAGTTTCGGATTTTGAGCGTGAAATCAAATTGCATGTCCAATTTCCCATGGAATTTAAAATTACCAAAGGAAGCTGGGAGACCCAGGCGGTAACAAACCAAAGCACCGATTCGAATGAAAATATTGTCATAAACCACGCAGAAAATAACGTACTCCAACTCAAGGTCGTGCTCTGGAATTAA